The Glycine soja cultivar W05 chromosome 6, ASM419377v2, whole genome shotgun sequence genome has a window encoding:
- the LOC114416395 gene encoding cytochrome P450 71A1-like: MAFLSSVLKQLAYEPSSTHYLTAFFCFVSLLLMLKLTRRNKSNFPPSPPKLPIIGNLHQLGTLPHRSFQALSRKYGPLMMLQLGQTPTLVVSSADVAREIIKTHDVVFSNRPQPTAAKIFLYNCKDVGFAPYGEEWRQTKKTCVVELLSQRKVRSFRSIREEVVSELVEAVREACGGSERENRPCVNLSEMLIAASNNIVSRCVIGRKCDATVGDSVNCSFGELGRKIMRLFSAFCVGDFFPSLGWVDYLTGLIPEMKATFLAVDAFLDEVIAERESSNRKNDHSFMGILLQLQECGRLDFQLSRDNLKAILMDMIIGGSDTTSTTLEWAFAELLRKPNTMKKAQEEIRRVVGINSRVVLDENCVNQMNYLKCVVKETLRLHSPVPLLVARETSSSVKLRGYDIPAKTMVFINAWAIQRDPELWDDPEEFIPERFETSQIDLNGQDFQLIPFGSGRRGCPAMSFGLASTEYVLANLLYWFNWNMSESGMLMHNIDMNETNGLTVSKKIPLHLEPEPHIP, encoded by the exons ATGGCTTTTCTATCATCAGTTCTTAAGCAATTGGCGTATGAACCAAGTTCAACCCATTACCTTACAGCTTTCTTCTGCTTCGTAAGCCTCCTGCTTATGCTTAAGCTAACAAGAAGAAACAAGTCCAATTTTCCTCCATCACCACCAAAGTTACCAATAATTGGCAATCTTCATCAGCTAGGCACACTGCCACACCGCTCCTTCCAAGCACTCTCTCGCAAGTATGGCCCTCTAATGATGCTGCAATTAGGCCAAACTCCAACCCTAGTGGTCTCATCAGCTGACGTGGCCAGAGAAATAATCAAGACGCATGATGTTGTTTTCTCCAACCGACCACAACCTACGGCTGCTAAAATCTTTCTCTATAATTGCAAGGATGTTGGTTTTGCGCCCTACGGCGAAGAGTGGAGACAGACGAAGAAGACATGTGTGGTTGAGCTTCTGAGCCAGAGAAAGGTGCGGTCGTTTCGTTCTATCCGAGAAGAGGTTGTTTCGGAGTTGGTTGAAGCTGTACGTGAAGCATGTGGTGGTAGTGAAAGAGAAAATCGACCATGTGTGAATCTGAGTGAGATGCTGATTGCAGCTTCCAACAACATTGTTTCAAGATGTGTAATTGGACGGAAGTGTGATGCTACAGTGGGTGATAGCGTGAATTGCAGCTTTGGAGAACTGGGAAGAAAGATTATGAGACTATTCTCGGCTTTCTGCGTCGGTGATTTCTTCCCTTCGTTGGGTTGGGTTGACTATCTGACTGGCCTTATTCCGGAAATGAAGGCCACGTTTCTTGCAGTTGATGCTTTCCTTGACGAGGTAATTGCAGAACGCGAGAGCAGTAACAGGAAGAATGATCACTCTTTCATGGGAATTCTCCTTCAACTTCAAGAGTGTGGGAGGCTTGACTTTCAGCTCAGCCGAGATAACCTCAAAGCAATCCTAATG GACATGATAATAGGTGGGAGCGACACCACTTCAACAACTCTAGAATGGGCTTTTGCAGAGCTCCTTAGGAAGCCAAATACTATGAAGAAAGCTCAAGAAGAGATAAGAAGAGTGGTGGGAATCAATTCTAGAGTAGTATTAGATGAAAATTGTGTGAATCAAATGAACTACTTGAAATGTGTAGTCAAAGAAACTTTGAGATTACATTCACCTGTTCCTCTTTTGGTTGCTCGAGAGACATCATCAAGTGTAAAACTAAGAGGGTACGATATTCCCGCCAAAACAATGGTATTTATCAATGCATGGGCAATCCAGAGGGATCCTGAATTATGGGATGATCCTGAAGAATTTATTCCTGAAAGatttgaaactagccaaattgATCTTAATGGACAAGATTTTCAATTAATTCCATTTGGTAGTGGGAGAAGGGGATGTCCTGCTATGTCATTTGGGCTTGCTTCAACTGAGTATGTTCTTGCTAATCTTTTGTATTGGTTCAATTGGAATATGTCCGAGTCTGGTATGTTGATGCACAACATTGACATGAATGAGACCAATGGACTCACTGTCTCCAAAAAAATACCACTTCATCTTGAACCAGAACCACATATACCCTGA
- the LOC114416397 gene encoding protein POLLEN DEFECTIVE IN GUIDANCE 1-like → MALRNDGRKISFEVLSVEGQSDPTERNHKKRRHRASKKKKKLLDRAGDSFDPHSVPLENGGACNGFELDASRYCCGGGGGSFVVCEEVREAESVCAVAEAREAESEEATAVRGGMEGFNFGELRQRNVNCGSSEDIAAYVVVRDEKEDGGVNASPVEKPTNEPDRNVVKKLETVESLDWKRIMAEDPNFVYSVEKSPVSYFLEEMHNGNSLRSTTTLGNEKERERVYDTIFRLPWRCELLIDVGFFVCFDSFLSLLTVMPARIMMTIWRLLKTRQFKRLSTMEVSDFGCFLILSSGVVLLQQTDISLIYHMIRGQGTIKLYVVYNVLEIFDKLCQNFNGDVLQTLFLSAEGLANCPPESMRFWIWRFASDQALAVAASIVHSFILLAQAITLSTCIVAHNNALLALLVSNNFAEIKSNVFKRYSEDNVHSLVYFDSVERFHISSFILFVLAQNILEAEGPWFESFLINILLVYVSEMIIDIIKHSFIAKFNNIKPIAYSEFLEDLCKQTLNMQTKSAKKNLTFVPLAPACVVIRVFTPVYAANLPPNPLPWRLFWILLFSAMTYVMLTSLKVLIGMGLQKHATWYVNRCKKRKHHFHED, encoded by the exons ATGGCGCTCCGAAACGACGGCAGAAAAATTTCCTTCGAGGTTCTCAGCGTCGAGGGCCAATCGGATCCAACGGAACGCAATCACAAGAAGCGCAGGCACCGCGcttcgaagaagaagaagaaacttcTCGATCGCGCCGGCGATTCCTTTGATCCGCATTCGGTGCCGTTGGAGAACGGAGGAGCATGTAACGGATTCGAGCTCGACGCTAGCAGGTACTGCTGCGGCGGCGGCGGAGGAAGCTTCGTCGTGTGCGAGGAGGTGCGCGAGGCGGAGAGTGTGTGCGCGGTTGCGGAGGCGCGTGAGGCGGAGAGTGAGGAAGCGACCGCCGTGCGCGGTGGCATGGAGGGGTTTAATTTTGGGGAATTGAGGCAGAGGAACGTGAATTGTGGGAGTTCGGAGGATATAGCGGCTTACGTGGTGGTGCGCGATGAGAAGGAGGATGGCGGTGTGAATGCGAGTCCGGTGGAGAAGCCGACGAACGAGCCTGATAGGAATGTGGTTAAGAAATTGGAGACTGTGGAATCGTTGGACTGGAAGCGTATCATGGCGGAAGATCCGAACT TTGTGTATTCAGTGGAGAAGTCCCCTGTATCATACTTTTTGGAGGAAATGCACAATGGAAATTCTTTACGCAGCACAACAACTCTTGGGAATGAGAAAGAACGAGAGAGAGTTTACGACACTATCTTCCGCCTGCCATGGAGATGTGAATTG CTTATAGATGTTGGCTTCTTTGTCTGCTTCGATTCATTTCTTTCGTTGTTAACTGTTATGCCAGCGAGGATCATGATGACTATTTGGAGGCTTCTAAAGACAAG GCAGTTCAAGAGGCTGTCTACAATGGAAGTTTCAgattttggctgttttcttattttgagtAGTGGAGTTGTTCTTTTGCAGCAAACAG ATATCAGCTTAATATATCATATGATCCGTGGTCAAggaacaataaaattatatgtggTATACAATGTTTTAGAG atatttgataaattatgtCAAAATTTTAATGGGGATGTGTTgcaaacattatttctttctgCTGAAGGACTTGCAAATTGCCCCCCAGAAAGCATGAGATTCTGGATTTGGAGATTTGCTTCTGACCAAGCTTTAGCGGTGGCTGCTTCAA TTGTTCATTCTTTTATCTTATTAGCTCAGGCAATCACTTTATCAACCTGTATAGTTGCTCACAACAACGCATTGTTGGCTTTGCTGGTGTCAAATAATTTTGCTGAGATCAAAAGCAATGTGTTTAAGCGATACAGCGAGGATAATGTTCACagtttagtttactttg ATTCTGTAGAGAGATTCCACATTTCATCTTTTATCTTATTCGTTTTGGCTCAAAATATTCTAGAGGCAGAGGGTCCCTGGTTTGAAAGTTTTCTCATT AATATCCTCTTGGTTTATGTATCTGAAATGATTATTGATATTATCAAGCATTCATTCATTGCTAAATTCAATAACATTAAGCCCATCGCATACTCCGAGTTCCTTGAAGATCTATGCAAACAG ACTCTAAATATGCAAACTAAGAGTGCAAAGAAAAACCTGACTTTTGTCCCCCTTGCTCCAGCATGTGTG GTTATTCGAGTTTTCACTCCAGTATATGCTGCAAACCTTCCTCCCAATCCCCTTCCATGGAGGCTTTTCTGGATTCTGCTTTTTTCAGCAATGACCTATGTCATGCTCACAAGCCTCAAGGTTCTCATTGGCATGGGACTACAGAAGCATGCCACATGGTATGTCAATCGTTGCAAAAAGAGGAAACATCATTTTCATGAAGATTAG